From Fimbriimonadaceae bacterium, the proteins below share one genomic window:
- a CDS encoding DUF2961 domain-containing protein: protein MGPLSGIANLVDARSRRASSFDRSGGNADYVKVPAGATHTLAEIEGAGRITHLWFTISSKDPLVRRNLVLRAYWDGSHHPSVESPIGDFFGQGWGETYLFRSLPLAAAPKGGNALVCYFPMPFGNGARLTIENQGAEEVDALYFYVDYEECASVGDEVGRFHASYRQELTRPESDFGDRENEWAVLGPTPKNPTDEHNYVFAEAEGRGHFVGVNYYVNCPSPIWYGEGDDMFRVDGEPWPFSAHGTGTEDYFNQSWSPDELYMHPYFGTARAPGRGNDDALAGWLGRTHCYRFHLEDPIRFQKSLRASIEHGHANNLTLEIATVAYWYQTMPGKALPPLPSAEERVPRGVIKPADMHAWRDAWRAAKGGGALWGDR, encoded by the coding sequence ATGGGTCCACTCTCGGGCATCGCCAACCTCGTCGACGCGCGCTCGCGCCGCGCCTCCAGCTTCGACCGCTCGGGAGGGAATGCGGACTACGTGAAGGTCCCAGCCGGTGCGACCCACACCCTGGCGGAGATCGAGGGTGCGGGCAGGATCACGCACCTGTGGTTCACGATCTCCTCCAAGGACCCTTTGGTGCGTCGCAACCTTGTGCTGCGCGCATACTGGGACGGGTCGCACCACCCTTCGGTCGAGAGCCCGATCGGCGATTTCTTCGGGCAGGGTTGGGGGGAGACGTATCTGTTTCGTTCGCTCCCGTTGGCCGCCGCGCCGAAGGGCGGGAACGCGCTCGTGTGTTACTTCCCGATGCCGTTTGGAAACGGCGCCCGCCTGACGATCGAGAACCAGGGGGCGGAGGAGGTCGACGCGCTCTACTTCTACGTGGACTACGAGGAGTGCGCCAGCGTCGGCGACGAGGTCGGCCGGTTTCACGCGTCGTACCGCCAGGAGCTGACTCGGCCGGAGTCCGACTTTGGGGATCGGGAGAACGAGTGGGCCGTGCTGGGTCCGACGCCGAAGAACCCCACCGACGAACACAACTACGTCTTCGCCGAGGCGGAGGGGCGGGGTCACTTCGTGGGGGTGAACTACTACGTGAACTGCCCGTCCCCGATCTGGTACGGCGAGGGGGACGACATGTTCCGGGTCGACGGCGAGCCGTGGCCGTTCAGCGCGCACGGGACCGGCACCGAGGATTACTTCAACCAGAGCTGGAGCCCGGACGAGCTGTACATGCACCCCTACTTCGGCACGGCGCGCGCGCCGGGTCGGGGAAACGACGATGCCCTGGCGGGCTGGTTGGGGCGCACGCACTGCTACCGCTTCCACCTCGAGGATCCCATCCGGTTCCAGAAGTCGCTCCGGGCCTCGATCGAGCACGGCCACGCCAACAACCTCACCCTCGAGATCGCGACCGTCGCCTACTGGTACCAAACGATGCCGGGCAAGGCGTTGCCGCCCCTGCCCAGCGCCGAGGAGCGCGTGCCGAGGGGCGTCATCAAGCCGGCGGACATGCACGCGTGGCGCGACGCCTGGCGCGCCGCCAAAGGGGGCGGCGCGCTCTGGGGTGATCGCTGA